A single Glycine soja cultivar W05 chromosome 14, ASM419377v2, whole genome shotgun sequence DNA region contains:
- the LOC114385044 gene encoding glycosyltransferase BC10-like isoform X2 — MKKERAWPQFIRNLLIMVGSRSRPQLRRPTWIIVLLSIVCVFLIAAYVYPPPSPSSCSVFSSHGCGSSAFELPPAAHTRELTDAEVQSRVVINEILNYYPVQTKKPKVAFLFLTPGSLPFEKLWHMFFQGHEGKFSVYVHSSKEKPIHVSPFFVGRDIHSEPVGWGKISMVEAERRLLAHALLDPDNQHFVLLSESCIPVRRFEFVYNYLLLTNVSFIDSYVDPGPHGNGRYIEHMLPEVEKKDFRKGSQPNMEGNRNCYADEHYLPTFFTMLDPGGIANWSITYVDWSEGKWHPRSFRARDITYQVMKNIAYIDESPHFTSDAKRTVVITPCVLNGSKRSCYLFARKFFPEAQDKLIQLYSNSTIF; from the exons ATGAAGAAGGAACGTGCATGGCCGCAATTCATAAGGAATCTTTTGATCATGGTTGGATCAAGAAGCCGGCCACAGTTGAGGAGGCCTACTTGGATTATTGTTCTGCTTTCCatagtgtgtgtgtttctgatTGCTGCCTATGTTTACCCCCCGCCTAGCCCTTCTTCGTGCTCCGTCTTTTCCTCCCATGGTTGCGGTAGTAGTGCTTTTGAACTGCCTCCAGCTGCTCATACCCGCGAATTGACTGATGCGGAGGTTCAGTCTCGGGTTGTCATTAATGAGATCCTGAACTATTATCCTGTGCAAACCAAGAAACCTAAAgttgcttttttgtttttgactcCGGGCTCGTTGCCTTTCGAGAAGCTCTGGCACATGTTCTTTCAG GGTCATGAGGGAAAATTCTCTGTTTATGTACATTCATCAAAGGAAAAACCAATACATGTCAGCCCCTTCTTTGTTGGCCGAGACATTCACAGTGAACCG GTAGGCTGGGGAAAAATTTCTATGGTTGAGGCAGAAAGGAGACTTTTGGCACATGCACTTTTAGACCCTGATAACCAACATTTTGTCTTATTGTCTGAAAG TTGTATACCTGTGCGCCGCTTTGAATTTGTGTACAACTACTTATTATTAACAAATGTCAGCTTTATTGACag CTATGTGGATCCTGGTCCTCATGGAAATGGCAGGTATATAGAACATATGCTGCCTGAAGTAGAAAAGAAGGATTTCCGAAAGGGTTCACAG CCAAATATGGAGGGAAACCGCAACTGCTATGCTGATGAGCATTATCTGCCAACCTTCTTTACT ATGCTTGATCCTGGTGGAATCGCAAATTGGTCGATAACATATGTTGATTGGTCTGAAGGAAAATGGCATCCAAGGTCATTCAGAGCTCGGGATATTACATATCAAGTCATGAAAAACATAGCA TACATTGACGAAAGTCCACATTTTACAAGTGATGCAAAG AGAACAGTGGTGATTACACCTTGCGTGTTGAATGGCTCGAAACGATCATGCTATCTATTTGCCCGGAAGTTTTTCCCAGAAGCTCAGGATAAATTGATCCAACTCTACTCTAATTCTACTATATTCTAA
- the LOC114385044 gene encoding glycosyltransferase BC10-like isoform X1 — protein MKKERAWPQFIRNLLIMVGSRSRPQLRRPTWIIVLLSIVCVFLIAAYVYPPPSPSSCSVFSSHGCGSSAFELPPAAHTRELTDAEVQSRVVINEILNYYPVQTKKPKVAFLFLTPGSLPFEKLWHMFFQGHEGKFSVYVHSSKEKPIHVSPFFVGRDIHSEPVGWGKISMVEAERRLLAHALLDPDNQHFVLLSESCIPVRRFEFVYNYLLLTNVSFIDSYVDPGPHGNGRYIEHMLPEVEKKDFRKGSQWFSMKRQHAIIVMADSLYFTKFKHHCRPNMEGNRNCYADEHYLPTFFTMLDPGGIANWSITYVDWSEGKWHPRSFRARDITYQVMKNIAYIDESPHFTSDAKRTVVITPCVLNGSKRSCYLFARKFFPEAQDKLIQLYSNSTIF, from the exons ATGAAGAAGGAACGTGCATGGCCGCAATTCATAAGGAATCTTTTGATCATGGTTGGATCAAGAAGCCGGCCACAGTTGAGGAGGCCTACTTGGATTATTGTTCTGCTTTCCatagtgtgtgtgtttctgatTGCTGCCTATGTTTACCCCCCGCCTAGCCCTTCTTCGTGCTCCGTCTTTTCCTCCCATGGTTGCGGTAGTAGTGCTTTTGAACTGCCTCCAGCTGCTCATACCCGCGAATTGACTGATGCGGAGGTTCAGTCTCGGGTTGTCATTAATGAGATCCTGAACTATTATCCTGTGCAAACCAAGAAACCTAAAgttgcttttttgtttttgactcCGGGCTCGTTGCCTTTCGAGAAGCTCTGGCACATGTTCTTTCAG GGTCATGAGGGAAAATTCTCTGTTTATGTACATTCATCAAAGGAAAAACCAATACATGTCAGCCCCTTCTTTGTTGGCCGAGACATTCACAGTGAACCG GTAGGCTGGGGAAAAATTTCTATGGTTGAGGCAGAAAGGAGACTTTTGGCACATGCACTTTTAGACCCTGATAACCAACATTTTGTCTTATTGTCTGAAAG TTGTATACCTGTGCGCCGCTTTGAATTTGTGTACAACTACTTATTATTAACAAATGTCAGCTTTATTGACag CTATGTGGATCCTGGTCCTCATGGAAATGGCAGGTATATAGAACATATGCTGCCTGAAGTAGAAAAGAAGGATTTCCGAAAGGGTTCACAG TGGTTCTCAATGAAACGGCAGCATGCTATTATAGTTATGGCAGATAGTCTCTATTTTACAAAATTCAAGCACCATTGCAGg CCAAATATGGAGGGAAACCGCAACTGCTATGCTGATGAGCATTATCTGCCAACCTTCTTTACT ATGCTTGATCCTGGTGGAATCGCAAATTGGTCGATAACATATGTTGATTGGTCTGAAGGAAAATGGCATCCAAGGTCATTCAGAGCTCGGGATATTACATATCAAGTCATGAAAAACATAGCA TACATTGACGAAAGTCCACATTTTACAAGTGATGCAAAG AGAACAGTGGTGATTACACCTTGCGTGTTGAATGGCTCGAAACGATCATGCTATCTATTTGCCCGGAAGTTTTTCCCAGAAGCTCAGGATAAATTGATCCAACTCTACTCTAATTCTACTATATTCTAA